CAAGCCACGCCAAAGTCGCATTCCAAGCAGCTGCACCACTTAGCCCTGAAATGGCTGCTCCCGTACTTGCTACTCCTACAGATGTAGCAAGACTTGTTGCAGCTTGACCAGCCGCCGCTCCTGCGATGACTGCCTTAACACCACCTTTAAAAAAATGTTCAGCTTCCATAGCGTCAGCTTTATACTGCTGTATCTGCTGAACTGATATTCCATCCAACCCTTCTAAAAACTGCATATCCTGAGAGGAACGTTGACCAAGTTGCTCAATAAAAGCTACAAATCGGCCTATTGTGTGTATTTTGACATTCATCTGAAATTGACCATACTCTTCTGCTAATTTATGAGTAGCTTCCCAGTCTGCTTTTAGTTGAGTAACACTAGACTCATGACGCTTTTGAGAACGACTCCCAATATCATTTGCTTCTTTGATATTGCTGACACCTTCAGTGCCTTTGATAGCTCCATAAGCAGCTGTTCCTAGAGCAATTGCACCAAGGATAAATGGAATCGGCATTAGATACTCCTGATTGTGATGAGTGGTTGGTTGGGCCTTATTTACGCATAAAATATGCAGCTAAAGCATTACCTTATACTTATACTTCCCTAAGTAACAACCTAACCAACATTCACAAAGCAGGGAATTTTTAATAGTGATGCGGCAAGACTAAAATATTGATGAGATGCGATCGCAATCCTCATACCCCAACAAACAACACAGTACAACAGACAGGTGATCGCTCCACTAGCTTTTGTTTAAAATAGGTGCAAAAGATTTGATTATGTCTAAGACTGCCCAAGAAATATACAGTCAAATTGTTCGTAACTTACCGCCAACTGAAAGGCTGCGTTTAGCAAACCTAATTTTAAATGAGCTAGTTCAGCAAAATTTATCCATTATTGATGAAAGTGACACTTGGACTGAAGAAGATCAGCGAGATTTAGTAGCCTTTTGTTTACAAAATACAACTTTTTTCTCTGAGAATGCGATCGCCTAGCATAAAACTCAGTTTAAATGATTTTGAAACAGTTCTAAAACACGTTGCCAAGCATGAGGAGCCGCTTCGGGATTGTAACTGGGGTGCTGTTCTATTAATGGGTACTTATCTTTAAAGAATCCGTGGAAAAATCCATGTCCTGCATCGTATCGAAATACACGATGATTTATTTGATGTTTTTTTAGTTCTGCCTCAATTTGCTCGTTTTCTGTTTGGGAAATGAGGGTATCTCTGTTACCAAAAAATGTATAAATAGTACCTTTAATTGAGGAGGTGCGATTAATAGTGGGAGTTTCTTCGCCATAACTAGAAGTGGTAATCCCGCCACCATAAAATGAAGCCGTAGCTTTGATATCGGGTAAAGTTGCAGCCATATAAGCAACATGGCCGCCAAAGCAAAAACCAATAGCGCCAATTTTGCTCCCGCTAACATTGGGTAAAGTTTTAAGATAGGCGATCGTGGCTTGAATATCGCTGAAAATTTCTTGATACTTTACTTGTTGATAGTATTGTAAACCAAGCTGATAAGCTTCTGGGCTATATCCAATATCATTAGGGCTATAGTCAACCTCAAAACCCGGAGCAATTCTTTGATACATTGCAGGTGCTACTGCTACATATCCTTGCGTTGCTATGAGTTCGGTAATATCCCGAATATTACCATTAACTCCAAAAATTTCGGGAAAAACTATAACAGCACCAAAGACTCCTGCTTGTGCTGGTTCAGCTAAATAAGCATCAATTTGTAACTCACCGTTAGATATTTTGATTTTTGAAGTTTTAATTTCGATGTTTGTTATTTTTACCATGTTTGTTTCGGCTAAATTTATATTAATTTGTGTATTATGGTTGTTTTTTAACACAGATATAAGACTGACGCAAAAACCTCTAAAACTCTCATTTCTCTGTGTCTCTGTGGTAGCCTGCGGCAAGCCGCTATCGCGTCTACGTATTTTCGTGGACTGTGCGTAAGTCCTGAGATAATAAAGAGGATTTTCACTCAAAACATCACAATACTCGTTATTCTAATAACCAGTCAAACAAAGTTCCTAGATGCAGATTTAGCTCATTAGCAAAAGACGGAACTGGAAGTTTTTGTTCTGCTAGGTCAAAAACCTCTGGTTGTTGCTTGGGTAGATAAACAAAGACAGTTTGCTCACCGGGGTCAATTAACCAACCCATTTGAGTGCCAAAGTTGAGGCAATGTAAAATATTTT
Above is a genomic segment from Aulosira sp. FACHB-615 containing:
- a CDS encoding dienelactone hydrolase family protein — protein: MLKNNHNTQININLAETNMVKITNIEIKTSKIKISNGELQIDAYLAEPAQAGVFGAVIVFPEIFGVNGNIRDITELIATQGYVAVAPAMYQRIAPGFEVDYSPNDIGYSPEAYQLGLQYYQQVKYQEIFSDIQATIAYLKTLPNVSGSKIGAIGFCFGGHVAYMAATLPDIKATASFYGGGITTSSYGEETPTINRTSSIKGTIYTFFGNRDTLISQTENEQIEAELKKHQINHRVFRYDAGHGFFHGFFKDKYPLIEQHPSYNPEAAPHAWQRVLELFQNHLN